AGCGATAAACCAAGGGCAAGTTACAGAGCAAAATTTAACTTTGCTAGAAGACAATTGGGACTTACCAGAGCGCTTTAAGGCAGAGCTTTTGAGGCTAGTATAAAAAGCAAAACCCCTAACTCATTAAGCAAATATTTAAGCGGCGGGCAGTTTAGTCAATTAAAGCTCTGGCGCTATTTAACTTCTTTAATCACGATATTTTAATACTCGATGAACCTTCAAACCACCTAGATGCACACGGTAAGCGCTGGCTTATAGAGCAAATTAACAAATTCAAAGGACAAATATTACTGATTAGTCACGACCAAGAATTATTAGAACAAGCACATGAAATATGGGAACTTACAACCCTTGGTTTAACACAATATGGTACGTGTTTTTCACAATACCAAAGTCAAAAGCAGAAGCAAGTTGCTGCGCTTGCAAACAAATTAAACCACGTTGTTAAACAGCAAACAATACTCAAAGCAGCAGAGCAATTACAACAGCAAAAAACACTTAAGCGAGCAGCTCAGGGAGCAGCACTTAGAAAGTCTGGTAGCCAACCTAAAGTGTTAATGGATGCGAAAAAGCCAAAATTTCGCAAAGTAAAATACCGCTAAGCGAGAAAGGTAAGCTAAATAGCAATAAACAAAAATTTTTAAGTCAGCTTGAACAAGTGAAAGCCAACAATTTTATTTATCGCAAAAAGATGAGGCTAAGCATCACAAAGTACTCAGCCTGGATAATGTAGTATTAGCATATGGTGCCCAAAAGTCGCTAACTTTTCAGGTGTACAGTGATGATAAAGTTCATTTAGCTGGCGCTAATGGCGCCGGAAAATCAACCTTACTTAAAACTCTTATAGAGAGATACCAGCTAAAGTAGGGGAGTTATATTGCAACCAAGCTCTTTATTATTTAGACCAACATTTTACACTCATAAACAACGAGCTAACCATGCTTGAAAATCTCATGACTTACTGTAAAGATTTAAGCCAGAGCACCGCGCGAACTTTACTTGCAAGTATTGGCTTTAGAAAGGATGCTGTATTTAAACACGCCGCATTTTTGAGTGGTGGCGAGAAAATGAAACTAGCCATGTGTATTGTTAGTAATATTGAAAGCACTGCATTCTTGTTATTAGATGAGCCTGATAATCACCTAGACCTTGAATCAAAACAGTTATTAGCAAAATCATTACAAGACTTTAAGGGTGGGTTTATAGTAGTAAGCCATGATAAGTATTTCGTAGAAAGTATCGAGTGCAATAAGATAATTGTCATATAAAATATACATTTAAAAATTACCATGCTAGGGTGGTTGTAGGTTTATTACAAGGAATGACAATGAATTTTACAGCCGCTTACCGCATTTTTTTTTTATTCATGCTGATTGTAACCGTTGGTTTAGGCATGAAGCTCAATGATTTTACCTCTGTAGTCTACGTGTTTGTGCCGTTATTATTGATGCTAGGAGCTTCATTTATACCGTTTTTTAAAGCACGAAAACTACGTTTAGTGCTCTTTGCCGCACCTATTGTTATTCTCTACAGCGTAGGTTTTTACCCATGGCTTACTAATTACCAAGAAGTCGCCGTTTCATCATCAACCTCAACACTCGATTTTATAAACATACCGTTTTGGGCCACCATTTATGGCGCTGGTTTTGGTTCTTCATGAAATAGCACTCGGCGTTGCTAGGGCGTTTAATTGGGCGAAGTGAAATTCCCTAAGCACCTTCAAGATCATACGCCTCAGTGGCGTTATTGGCTTTGTTTAAATGAATTGTCTATTCGGCATTAACTAAAGTATTTCAAACCTAGATTAGTAAAAAGTCATCGTTAAAGACTTATTGAAATGAAGTAAATCAGGTTGAAGGTTCACGTAATAAAAATGAACATTCTTAGAAAGCTAGAAAATCTTGAATAACCAAATTAACCAAAAAACAGCAAAAAAACCTTAAAATCTAACGACTAGTGAGGCTGGTTATAAAGACAAATATCTTATTTAACATAATATAAATTATAGGAAGTAACCCAGTGGTATATCCTGGTACCTATTCTCTATACGCTAAGTCCAATACTAGATGGTATCGGACATAATGATGGTGTTTTGTCATATTATCTATTTTATTAGTCTGAGTTTCTTGAGCTTACTTATCGCATGACATATATTAAAACTATCAACTTAAGATGTAACGATAAGATGTAAACGATATGGAATTTGTGAAACCGTTAGAACCTATTCTGATAATCGACGATATGCAAGATATTCGCGACTATCTAAATCAAATTTTAACTGGTCTTGGTTTTGACGATATTTTAGAAAGTCGAGATTTTGAATCAGCCAAAACTCTAATTGAAGAAAAGTCACCAAACGTTATCTTTCTTGATATTGAGCTACCTAACACTGACGGTGAGGAAATTCTTGAATATTTGAATGACCGACATCCCCATACTCACGTTGTTATGTGTTCAGGTCATAACAGTCTTGAGAATGTTCAAAACACTTGGGAATTAGGCGCCCGAGGTTTTATTGCTAAACCTTTTAACTCAAAAAAAGTCGACTCTGTTATGAAACGTCTAGAATTGATGGAAACCATAACAAATTAAGTAGTTTATGAATTCGACAATCCAACTCATAATTGATGATCTGTCTACGGTCATTTTTGGTAAACAACAACAAATTAAACTTGCTTTAGCATGCTTATTTAGTGAAGGTCATTTGCTCATTGAGGATTTGCCTGGTATGGGAAAAACCACTTTATCTCATGCACTTGCAGCAGTTCTTGGATTGTCGTATCAACGTATTCAATTCACAAGTGATTTATTACCTTCTGATATTCTTGGTACAAACATTTTTGATGCTAAGAAAATAGTTTTTCTTTTCATCAAGGCCCTGTATTTAGCCAAGTTGTTTTAGGTGATGAAATTAATCGTGCTGGTCCTAAAACACAAAGTGCGCTTTTAGAGGCAATGGAAGAAAAACAAGTGACGGTGGATTCGGTTAAACACGCCCTACCATCACCAATTTTTTGTTATTGCAACTCAAAACCCAGTGCACCAATCTGGAAACTTATCCGTTACCAGAGTCACAATTAGACCGATTTTTCATGCGTATCAGTTTAGTTTCCTGATAAACAAGCGAGAAAAACCTTATTTTAGGTCTAAACAACCGTAACTATGATGATTTACCTGTTCGCATTAACTCAGAACAACTCGCTGTTATTCAAAAAGAAATTAATACTGTAACAATAAGTCATACGGTTGTTGACTACATACTCGAACTAGTCGCTTTTACTCGCCAAGATAGTCATTTTGTAAACCCATTATCACCAAGAGCAAGTATTGCACTTGCTCGTGCTGCAAAGTCATGGGCGTATATCGAAGGTCGTGATTTGTTTTGCCTGAAGATGTACAAGCGGTTTTTCCTAGCGTGACTGATCACGATTGGGGTTAAATTCTGGCGACAGTGGTTTATGCACTTAAACATGTGCCTGTAAGCTTGTAAACATGTTAAAGCGCCCTGCTTTTGTTAAACAATTTCGTCAATTAGTTTTAATAAGTTATTAAAAAACAAACATAAAAAAAACGAAATAGAACTCCAACATAAAACTATTTATGTGCTTCCTTCTAAACTTGGTGGGCAGTTTCTAATAATTGCCCTACTTAACTTTGTGATGGGTATTAACTATCAAAATAACCTTATATTAGCGATGGCTTATTTATGGTTGTTGTTATGGTATTTGCGGATACTAACTGGCTAAAAAATGTCAGAGGTTATTGGTTAAATATCTTTCAGTGAAGGAGATTATCACCAAAAGCGCCCGTAGCACGCTTTGAACTACAAGCAAAATCACGCTGCGAATTAGTAAAACTAATCAATAATAACATCGAATCTGAAGCTGTTTCACTACAAAGCAACGAGAAAAACTCGGTTGAAATAGCACTTAAATGTAGCGAACGTGGTGCTTATGGTTTTGACAGAGTGAAAATTATTAGTCATTTCCCTTTTGGCTTAGTGTCGGTTTGGAGCTACATAGAGCCCATAGATACAGTTTATGTTTATCCAAAGCCAATACCCACAGAAAAGCTTGATACACAACTTCATGACAATGACGAACATGATGGCGATAATGCACAAATCAAAGCCGGTAATGATGACTTTTATCAACTCACTTCTTTTGTGCAAGGCACTGCACTTAATAAGGTGTCGTGGAAACACTACGCTAAAACTCAGCAGCTATTAACGAAAGAGTTTACCAGTGATGCATCACAGGAATTAGCTCTTAATTACAATACGTTAACAGGAAATAACGAGCATCGATTAAGCCAATTATGTTTTTTAGTAAACCAGTTAACCGATCAACAAATCGCTTTTTCGTTAACTTTACCCAATAAACATATCACAAAAGGTTTAGGGCGAAGTCATCAAGAAACTTGCCTGAAAGCTTTAGCGGAGTTTTAAGCATGAATACGCCGCTTATTAATACCGTTTTATCACTTCTGTTTATTGTTATTAGTGGTTTTTTGTTTACTGAAGTACCTACTCCATTTCTAGCCATATTGGCTGGCCTCAGTTTTTTAAACCTGTTTTTAGGTAAATTTTATAAAAAACTAAATGGATTGGTCGCGAATATGTTGGCAGCAATTTGCTTAGTTGCCTTATTTGTTCTGGTTGGCGTGGGCGATACAGTAAAGCTATTTGTATCGATGATGCTACTTGCTAGTAGCTTTAAATTGCTCCAAGCGAAAACCGTCAAACAGTATCAAACCGTTTGTTTACTGGTGTTTTTTAATCTTTCGACGGTATATTTATTCCATCAAGGATTATTTGAAACCTTGATTGTGAGTGCACTTTATATTGTTAACTTTGCTGTTCTTGGCTATTTGACCAGCCCGCAAAGCTTTAAGGCTGCTAATAAGCAAAGTTTTAAAACGATATTACTAGCCTTACCCATAGCGGCATTTTTGATTTTGTTTTTACCGAAAATACCGGCGTTTTGGCAATTACCGGGGCCAAAGCTTGCGAAAACGGGTTTATCAGAGCAAGTTAACCCCTTTTCTATTGCGAAATTAGCTGAGTCAGATGACTTGGTTTTTCGGGTAGAACAACAGCCTGGGCAAGCCTTACAGGCCCCCTATTACTGGCGCAGCCTTATTCATGATGAGTTTAATGGCAGTGAATGGTTAATATCGGACATTTTGAAATCTCAACAATTTAACCAAATTCGCCGTACAGTTACTCAAAGTAATAGCGTAAATTATCAGATTATTGCAGAGCCTTCATCTTCAAATTGGCTATTTGCACTTGGCTTTGCACAAAGTGCTAATTCAGATGTGCACTCAACCTACAATGGTTTGTTAAAACGCAAAGGTAACTTAAACAAAAACATTAAATACGCGGTAACCAGTAGTGAGGCTATGCTGAGCCTAAATAACTTTGAAAAACGCTTATACACTCGCTTACCTAAAACAACCAATCCACAAACAACGGCACTGGCAAAACAGTTGTCTGCTGAGCATGAAAATGCGCAAGGTTACTTTAACGCGCTACTTGATTACTTTAATCAGCAGCAGTTTGCTTACACATTAACGCCTACACCAATGTATGGTGATAATACGCTAGACCAGTTTGTATTTGATACCAAACGTGGCTTTTGTGGGCACTATGCGAGCACCGCTGCATTTATGTTTCGTGTTGCCGGTTACCCTGCCCGTGTTGTGTCAGGTTATTTAGGTGGAGAACAAACTAAAGCCGCTACGCTTAACATTTACCAATATGATGCCCATGCATGGGTTGAAGTGTTCTTTGATGAAAAATGGCATATTTTTGATGCTACCGCTGTTGTTGCTCCTGAACGTTTAAACGGTTCGTTATCACAACTGGGAGATTTAAACGAAAGCTTTAACGACAATCTTAACTTTGGTCTAAAACGTTGGAGTCATTTTAAAGCAATAAACTGGCTGCGAATTCACCTTGAAGAGCTCGACTATAAATGGACTAACTGGGTGCTTACGTTTGACCAAGAATCTCAGCAAAGTTTGTTTGATTCACTGTTTGGTAATAAGTCTGCATGGCTAACACCATTAATTGTATTAGGTACGTTATTACTGAGCTTTACTGGTTATTTCTTATATAACAAACGCCCTATTCGAAGTAGTGAACCGTTGGTTGATGACATCACTAAGCTTTATCAGTGGGCAAAAAAGCAAGGTATAGAGCCTCTAGACACTAACACGCCACTACAAAATATTGCTTTAATTAAACAGCAAAAGCCTAGATCAGAGGCATACCTAAGCGAGTTTGAGCAAATAATCATCGAAGTACGTTATCAACAGCATTCATATAACCAAAACCGCAAAAACCGCGTGCGAGTTCTGTTAAACTCTCTCAAAACAGCCAAATAGAGAACAATATGAATGCAGTAATTGTCGGCGTTATGTTGATGCTGATCCTGACACTTTGTCGAATTAATGTCATTGTAGCGATGACAGTAAGCGCTATTGTTGCGGGTTTGACCGCAGGCCTAGGTTTATCTGAAACCGTTAATGCATTTAATGATGGTTTATCGGGTGGCGCTGAAATAGCGCTTAGCTATGCGATGTTAGGTGCGTTTGCAGTCGCAATCTCGAAGTCGGGTTTAACACGCATTTTAGCGTCTAAGTTACTAAAGCAAGTAAACGACAATAGCCATAAAGGCGAAACTACACTTAGTTATCTTATATTAAGTATTATTTTGCTGTGTGCGATTTCGTCGCAAAATTTGATACCCGTACATATTGCTTTTATACCCATTCTAATTCCGCCATTACTTGTGGTGTTTAACAAGTTACGCCTTGATAGACGTGCCATTGCGTGTATTTTAACCTTCGGCTTAGCTACCTCTTATATGGTGCTACCTTATGGTTTTGGTGGCATTTACCTATACTCGATACTACACAAAAACCTCACTGAAAATGGCTTAGAAATTGTGAATACACAAGTACCGATGGCAATGATCATTCCAGCTATTGGAATGTTGTTTGGTTTATTCGTTGCGGTGTTTATCACTTATCGAAAACGCCGTAGTTACGACTCGCATACTTTAACAGAACAACAAAATGAAGTTGTGATAAAACAACCTAAAAAGGTATTAGTTGTGGGCATAACAGCCGTACTTTGCTCTTTAGTCGCACAAAATATCAGTGATTCAATGATCCTTGGTGGTCTTGTTGGTGTGGCCATATTTACCTTGTTTGGTGTTGTAAAACTTGAACAAAATGGTGATGTTTTTAGTAAAGGCATTGCTATGATGGCGATGATTGGCTTTATTATGATTTCTGCACAGGGCTTTGCTTCAGTTATGCAAGCAACGGGTGATGTAGCCTCATTAGTTAGCTCTGCAGCAGGTATCATTGAAGGTAATAAACCTCTTGCGGCTGCATTGATTTTACTCGTTGGATTACTAATAACCATGGGCATAGGCAGCTCGTTTTCGACGGTGCCAATTATCGCGACTCTATTTGTACCATTATGCATGGAACTAAATTTTTCGGTAATGGCTACAGCTGCACTGGTTGGTACTGCTGGAGCACTAGGTGATGCAGGCTCCCCTGCTTCTGACTCAACACTTGGCCCAACATCCGGTCTAAATGCAGATGGTCAACACGACCATATTTGGGATTCAGTGGTGCCCACTTTCATCCATTTTAATATTCCGCTACTTGTTGCTGGCTGGGTTGCGGCAATGGTGTTGTAAAATAAAGAAGCCCCATTATTTTGGGGCTTCTTTATTGGCTAAACAAAATGCGTAGTGCGCGGTTTAGATCATGAAAGCGAATGGGTTTGGTCAGCACTTTGTTCATACCAGCCTCAAGGCAAGTGGCTTTATCTTGATGTGATGCATTAGCTGTTAAGGCAACAATGGGTAAAGTCATTTTTAATTCTTCACGCATGTATTTAGTTGCGGTAATACCATCCATCACTGGCATCATCATATCCATAAGAACTAAATCAAAGTGTTGCTGTTGTACCTTATCGATCGCTTGTTGGCCATTATCTGCAAGGGTAACGTGGTGATTGAGCTTTTCTAAAAAGGTTTTGATTAGCACTTGGTTGGTTTTGTTATCTTCTGTAACAAGAATAGCCATTGGTTCAAGAGTTTGCTCATGCTCTATTGATTGCTGATCATCGGCAACAACAGAATATGGAATATAAATAGTAAACTTAGTGCCTATATTGATTGCACTAGCTACTCTAATCTCGCCTTTCATTAAATCAACAAGGCTTTTGGTAATGCTAAGCCCAAGGCCAATCCCTTCTACTTGTCGATTAACACCATAGTCATGCTGTTTAAAGGCGTCGTAAATGCTGGCTATTTGAGATTGAGAGATCCCCTGCCCAGTATCTGCTATCTCAAATAACAAATGGGTATCATTGAAATCAGCGTTAAAATTAACTGTGCCTACTTTGGTAAACTTGAAGGCATTATCTAAAATATTAAACAGAATTTGCCCGACCCGGACCCCATCAATATTAATTTTGTTGGGTAAGCCATCGCTTATCTCTGTGGTAAACAAGACATTAGAGCCTTGAGTGGTTTCTTGAAACTGTGCAGTAATATTTTTAACCAGCGCATTTATATCTGTTGCTTTAACATCAAGCTCCATCGAGCCACTTTCAATTTTTGAAAAATCCAGTACATCACTGATCAAATCAAGCAATAAGTCAGCGCTTGAGTTTGCGTAATCAAGCCAACGAGTTTGTTTGTCATTAAGTTCTGAATCGGCTAACAACTCCAACATGCCGACAATGGCGTTCATAGGAGTTCTGATCTCATGGGACATCACAGTTAAAAACTGTGACTTTGCTTGGTTTGCTTCTTCTGCTTTTTCTTTTGCTAATTGTAGTGCTTGCTCACGCTCTTTGTTAACCGTGATATCTTTTGCGATGCCTAAATAGCCGCGAAATTTCCCACTTGAATCAAATTGTGGCTTACCACTCAAAGAGACCCAGGCCGGAGGCGACGAATTAACTTCAAATTCAAAATCTAAAAACTCAGCATGATCTGCCAGCAAGTGTTTAAAGTGTGACCATTTTTTTAACTGATTTTGTTCCTGCTCAGTGATAATGGCATCAAAATTTTTATGTAAAAAATGGCGTTTGTATAAGTTACTATGGCTGGCGGTAGTTAAAACATTAATAAAGTGCTCATCTTTATTAGTACGCCAAAACCATTCGCTGGCGAAGTCTCTGAATAGTTCTGATAACTCTCCAAGTCTTGTTAGTAAAGAGGTTGAGTGAAACTTTTGCCGGTTAAGTCTTGTTTGCGCAGCTAATTGAACCGCTACTTGCTGTAATAAGATTTTGATTGCGGTTTGTGATTTATCATTAAAACTAGCCTGCTCTTTTATATCGAAAAAGACCAAGCACTGCGTTGTGTGTTCAGAAATATCAACATGAAATATTAGGTTATTTACGAACTCATTACTATAAAACAGTGAGTTATCTTCATTAAATAACCACTGTGACTGCGCTTGTTGTAACTTTGACTTTAATATTGTTTCGTCAAATTCAATGTACTTAATAGTACGCATTTCGAGGGATGCTTTTGAATCTTCGAAGTTTATTAAGCAAAACTCTTTAAACGAAAAATATGGCAGAAGCACTTTTTCAAGTTGAGCTTTTAATGCACGGCTATCATTTATGCCATGAAATGCCGTTAGCTCAAGTTGTAATTGCTCTAAGTTTAACTCTGCCATTGCCATTCCTAGTTAATATTGCATCGCATATTGCAAATATAGAAAACAGTTCTCAGTTTAGCCATAAAAATATCAAAATAAATTATTTAAATTTCATTGTGTTATATAAATCCGAACACTTGGTACGGGCCATGCTTCCTAAATATTAAATAAGCTTAATTAAGGCGAGTGTTATGAAAATAGTATGCATAGGCGGCGGACACGGTTTATCCCATATGTTAAGTGCAATTAGACCTCACTGCGCCGAACTGACAGCTATCGTTGCAACCACAGACAACGGCGGAAGCACAGGTAAATTACGTCAAAGCCAAGATGTAGTTGCCCTTGGTGATATTAGACGTTGTTGTTTGCAATTAGCTGATAGTGACTCATTAATCCATCAAGTTTTTCACCACCGTTTTGATGGTGGTGAACTCAATGGCCACAGCCTAGGTAATTTAGCCTTATTAAGCTTAACCCAACAAACTAACTCAGCAACTCAAGCGGTTGCATGGTTCAATGCTATGTTGGGTAATTCAGAAACGATTCTACCCATGTCAGACGAACCGACTGATTTACTAGCGGTTATGTCATCAGGCATCAAAGTATTTGGTGAATGCGATATTGATTCACAAGAAGAGCTCCCAGACTATTTAACGCTCTCACAAGATGTGAATGCTGCTCCTGGTGTGGTTAAAGCTATTGAAAACGCCGATATGCTAATAATTGGCCCTGGAAGTTTAATTACCAGTGTAATGCCTGCCATGTTAGTTGAAGACATAGCTAAAGCGGTGCAACAAACATCAGCATGCCGATTGTTTATCGAAAATATTGCCAAAGAAGCCAGCGTAATTAAATCGCTCGATATGCAACCGGTTGATTGGCTCGAAGGCATGCTTGGTTACCGGTTTTGTGACATGAGTATCTCTTTAGATGCGCTTAGTGAAATTGTGTCTCACTTTGACGATGTTGTTAAATCGCCAAACCAGCAGCACGACATTGAGCAGCTAAGTAATGTATTTGGCGAAATATTAAAAATGCCGTTAAGCCTAGAAGCTGAGGAACTAGTCAGTAGCAATCAAACTTTGCGCGTGAGTTAGCGTTTGTGCAAATTGGTCTTGCAGTAAGGCTATTAAGCTTTGTAGTTCATCGTCAAATTGTGATGCCTTCGCTTTTTGCTCAATTTGTTCTGCAAGGCCGCCTACGGCTAATGCCCCGTAACTACGGCTACTGCTTTTTAAACTGTGGGCATTTATTTCGATTTCAGACTGTTTCGTTGCGTCAGCAAGATCAGCAACGATTTGGCGGGACTCAGTGATATATACCTGCAAAAGTTGTTTTGCTAGGTCGTCACCAACATCCTGTTGTAATTGCGTATAGGTCGCAGTATCTATCATGGTCTCACCTTGGAGTGAATATGAAATATAGTGTTATTTTATTCGTAGATTCAAGCTTAATTGGTGGCATCGAAAGCCATTTGATTGCCATGAGTAAGCTGTTAGAACGATATAATATTATGAGCTCGGTACTATTTTATCAAGATCATAATAACCGTGAATTATATAAGCGCTTAGAAAATGCAAATATCACTTTCGGTTTTGCTGGCGGAAATTTAAAAAGCTTGAACGAAATACTAAAAATGTTTCCTCGCTCAGCGTTACTCCACACCCATGGGTACAAGGCAAGTATCATGGGCAAGTTAGTGTGTCGTTGGCAAAACCGCCCTTGTATTTCAACCTATCATGCCGGTGAAGCAGGCACGGGGAAGGTTTATTTTTACAATAAGCTCGACAAACTGCTAAGTTACTTTTCACTTAACTTTGCTGTTTCTAGCAAACTCACCGAAGAGCTTTACAATGCTGAATTACTTGAAAATTTTATTCCAGTAAATGAGCATACTAAAGTTTTAGGTATAAAAAATAATGATCAATTAAACGTTGGATTTGTTGGTCGTTTATCCCATGAAAAAGGCCCTGACATTTTTATTGAAACAGCCAAACGATTCAACACACCTAACTTAAAATTTCATATGTTTGGTGATGGCCCTATGGTCAATGAGCTTGATATGTCAGCGGTGAGTTATCATGGCCAGTGTGACCAACGAAAAATATGGCAACAACTTGATGTATTGGTGATCTGCTCTCGGGCTGAAGGTCTACCTATGGTGGCATTAGAAGCTATGGCACACGGGGTACTCGTTATTGCATCGCCTGTTGGTCAGTTACCACAGATAATAAAGCACCTATCAAATGGGTTAATGATGACTGAAAGTACAAGCGACGCTTTGCATAAACAGCTGAACAACGTACTTATGTTGAGTGTTGATCAAAGAAGTTACATACAAGGCAATGCACAAAAACTTGTTCAACAACGTTTTTCTGGAGAGCAGCAATTTAAGCAGCTAGATAGAGTCTATAGCTCTAGCTTACTTGCATCTCTTCCCAGCTTTTAATTTTACGATAAATGGTTGATGGACTCACATCCAAAAGAGCTGCAGCTTTAGGAATATTGTTATCACAAGCATCAATGGCTTGCTCAATATAACGTTTTTCTACTAACCAAAGCGGTTCAATATCAGCTTGAGAAAATGCTGTTACTACTTCGCTCATTACAGGAGCAGATTCTGTTGTCGGTGTTACAAGGCTCTTTGTTGCCA
The nucleotide sequence above comes from Pseudoalteromonas shioyasakiensis. Encoded proteins:
- a CDS encoding DUF3488 domain-containing transglutaminase family protein translates to MNTPLINTVLSLLFIVISGFLFTEVPTPFLAILAGLSFLNLFLGKFYKKLNGLVANMLAAICLVALFVLVGVGDTVKLFVSMMLLASSFKLLQAKTVKQYQTVCLLVFFNLSTVYLFHQGLFETLIVSALYIVNFAVLGYLTSPQSFKAANKQSFKTILLALPIAAFLILFLPKIPAFWQLPGPKLAKTGLSEQVNPFSIAKLAESDDLVFRVEQQPGQALQAPYYWRSLIHDEFNGSEWLISDILKSQQFNQIRRTVTQSNSVNYQIIAEPSSSNWLFALGFAQSANSDVHSTYNGLLKRKGNLNKNIKYAVTSSEAMLSLNNFEKRLYTRLPKTTNPQTTALAKQLSAEHENAQGYFNALLDYFNQQQFAYTLTPTPMYGDNTLDQFVFDTKRGFCGHYASTAAFMFRVAGYPARVVSGYLGGEQTKAATLNIYQYDAHAWVEVFFDEKWHIFDATAVVAPERLNGSLSQLGDLNESFNDNLNFGLKRWSHFKAINWLRIHLEELDYKWTNWVLTFDQESQQSLFDSLFGNKSAWLTPLIVLGTLLLSFTGYFLYNKRPIRSSEPLVDDITKLYQWAKKQGIEPLDTNTPLQNIALIKQQKPRSEAYLSEFEQIIIEVRYQQHSYNQNRKNRVRVLLNSLKTAK
- a CDS encoding glycosyltransferase family 4 protein, yielding MKYSVILFVDSSLIGGIESHLIAMSKLLERYNIMSSVLFYQDHNNRELYKRLENANITFGFAGGNLKSLNEILKMFPRSALLHTHGYKASIMGKLVCRWQNRPCISTYHAGEAGTGKVYFYNKLDKLLSYFSLNFAVSSKLTEELYNAELLENFIPVNEHTKVLGIKNNDQLNVGFVGRLSHEKGPDIFIETAKRFNTPNLKFHMFGDGPMVNELDMSAVSYHGQCDQRKIWQQLDVLVICSRAEGLPMVALEAMAHGVLVIASPVGQLPQIIKHLSNGLMMTESTSDALHKQLNNVLMLSVDQRSYIQGNAQKLVQQRFSGEQQFKQLDRVYSSSLLASLPSF
- a CDS encoding Na+/H+ antiporter family protein, whose product is MNAVIVGVMLMLILTLCRINVIVAMTVSAIVAGLTAGLGLSETVNAFNDGLSGGAEIALSYAMLGAFAVAISKSGLTRILASKLLKQVNDNSHKGETTLSYLILSIILLCAISSQNLIPVHIAFIPILIPPLLVVFNKLRLDRRAIACILTFGLATSYMVLPYGFGGIYLYSILHKNLTENGLEIVNTQVPMAMIIPAIGMLFGLFVAVFITYRKRRSYDSHTLTEQQNEVVIKQPKKVLVVGITAVLCSLVAQNISDSMILGGLVGVAIFTLFGVVKLEQNGDVFSKGIAMMAMIGFIMISAQGFASVMQATGDVASLVSSAAGIIEGNKPLAAALILLVGLLITMGIGSSFSTVPIIATLFVPLCMELNFSVMATAALVGTAGALGDAGSPASDSTLGPTSGLNADGQHDHIWDSVVPTFIHFNIPLLVAGWVAAMVL
- a CDS encoding DUF58 domain-containing protein yields the protein MKIISHFPFGLVSVWSYIEPIDTVYVYPKPIPTEKLDTQLHDNDEHDGDNAQIKAGNDDFYQLTSFVQGTALNKVSWKHYAKTQQLLTKEFTSDASQELALNYNTLTGNNEHRLSQLCFLVNQLTDQQIAFSLTLPNKHITKGLGRSHQETCLKALAEF
- the yvcK gene encoding uridine diphosphate-N-acetylglucosamine-binding protein YvcK; the encoded protein is MKIVCIGGGHGLSHMLSAIRPHCAELTAIVATTDNGGSTGKLRQSQDVVALGDIRRCCLQLADSDSLIHQVFHHRFDGGELNGHSLGNLALLSLTQQTNSATQAVAWFNAMLGNSETILPMSDEPTDLLAVMSSGIKVFGECDIDSQEELPDYLTLSQDVNAAPGVVKAIENADMLIIGPGSLITSVMPAMLVEDIAKAVQQTSACRLFIENIAKEASVIKSLDMQPVDWLEGMLGYRFCDMSISLDALSEIVSHFDDVVKSPNQQHDIEQLSNVFGEILKMPLSLEAEELVSSNQTLRVS
- a CDS encoding response regulator, which produces MAELNLEQLQLELTAFHGINDSRALKAQLEKVLLPYFSFKEFCLINFEDSKASLEMRTIKYIEFDETILKSKLQQAQSQWLFNEDNSLFYSNEFVNNLIFHVDISEHTTQCLVFFDIKEQASFNDKSQTAIKILLQQVAVQLAAQTRLNRQKFHSTSLLTRLGELSELFRDFASEWFWRTNKDEHFINVLTTASHSNLYKRHFLHKNFDAIITEQEQNQLKKWSHFKHLLADHAEFLDFEFEVNSSPPAWVSLSGKPQFDSSGKFRGYLGIAKDITVNKEREQALQLAKEKAEEANQAKSQFLTVMSHEIRTPMNAIVGMLELLADSELNDKQTRWLDYANSSADLLLDLISDVLDFSKIESGSMELDVKATDINALVKNITAQFQETTQGSNVLFTTEISDGLPNKINIDGVRVGQILFNILDNAFKFTKVGTVNFNADFNDTHLLFEIADTGQGISQSQIASIYDAFKQHDYGVNRQVEGIGLGLSITKSLVDLMKGEIRVASAINIGTKFTIYIPYSVVADDQQSIEHEQTLEPMAILVTEDNKTNQVLIKTFLEKLNHHVTLADNGQQAIDKVQQQHFDLVLMDMMMPVMDGITATKYMREELKMTLPIVALTANASHQDKATCLEAGMNKVLTKPIRFHDLNRALRILFSQ
- a CDS encoding response regulator is translated as MEFVKPLEPILIIDDMQDIRDYLNQILTGLGFDDILESRDFESAKTLIEEKSPNVIFLDIELPNTDGEEILEYLNDRHPHTHVVMCSGHNSLENVQNTWELGARGFIAKPFNSKKVDSVMKRLELMETITN
- a CDS encoding ABC-F family ATP-binding cassette domain-containing protein — protein: MLENLMTYCKDLSQSTARTLLASIGFRKDAVFKHAAFLSGGEKMKLAMCIVSNIESTAFLLLDEPDNHLDLESKQLLAKSLQDFKGGFIVVSHDKYFVESIECNKIIVI
- a CDS encoding Hpt domain-containing protein is translated as MIDTATYTQLQQDVGDDLAKQLLQVYITESRQIVADLADATKQSEIEINAHSLKSSSRSYGALAVGGLAEQIEQKAKASQFDDELQSLIALLQDQFAQTLTHAQSLIATD
- a CDS encoding ATP-binding cassette domain-containing protein codes for the protein MYSDDKVHLAGANGAGKSTLLKTLIERYQLK